The Engraulis encrasicolus isolate BLACKSEA-1 chromosome 22, IST_EnEncr_1.0, whole genome shotgun sequence sequence cctatcacgccatttcagcatcatgtccaagtgggaaagactGTAAAAAGCGACAAAAccatttgggtgaatcatgcgctccaagctttttaacgtcaaggcacaaagcagtcagcttcagtgtaagagtgccagagtttacctaattcaaacgactgcaaagtaatctgtctgggcacaacggaaagcacctgtgcggtccacacggccgtcagcagaaaatgAATTAACCTCCCTTGAaatatgtccgagaacatcagtaataCGCCGTAGGCTacgtcaaatggcgcatttgtctacttgtttcgagcaccaagTTTCAGTGTCATTGCctcgagtttctgacaaaccaaatagttgagctgcacaacgtgcagtgttgggcaagttactttgaaaaagtaactagttactagttactagttacttctccaaaaaagtaactgagttactttctgagttactccggtatcaaagtaactagttaccagtaaaagtaactattgcgttactcgcccccccgaccatgtttcataaaccacatagaggcgaacggtaaagacaggtaacgatacaaacaacaatttattgcaacataataaaccaaagccactggatggacaagatatgaagagttcagatgcaaaaccccctaagtgccttttcagaaaataatcttaattaatttgtatttaatacaaagctatcaaaattgcatattgttttattttattgatgtaatataactatttatatgtattatcaagtacatgaatgtaaaccaaaccaacaatggggttctctaaaaatatagaagtgcaggtcttcagaaatggagttagggggttttgcatctgaactcttcatatatatatatattttataaaagaaaataacacattttaataggcttatttaaattcaactgaaaatgtgcatgttaaatccaactttaaattactactaaatgtagtatttacattttaattatcactaaatgctatcctttcaaacaagaccagagattttctaggcctatctaaactgtctctgacaagactacgattacgtcattttgtagttcacagagtcgtgaagcagtaaaagacgcgaccacaaaatgcggaagtagccactttgcgtctttgtctcgaagcgtgcgagtagagtttgtgttgttaatatcagcgaactatcagcgagctatttcatcgtggttagtgagaagttgaatcatgatgaagttctgagcatgttatttgcctattctgactctgaaggacagtttttatctcacgaggaggataatgatcggacgagcactctttgtttaccgcggcgaaacttccaaaggcagtgatgccgacatgcgaagcaaggatgttctctaactctaagcatacacacacattgaaactcattcggtgactttatccgatctcaagtgagtcggcggtagtggcgaatgcagtcgtagtgtccatacaggtagtcctattggtggaggaattaggggtgagagtggTTCTGGTttttgttagcttgcgctccctccagccCCCGGTGATACGgttagccacctatccggacgcaaacgcaataatcctgggatcagacgaacactgttcaccaagcagcacacacacactcattctgtccctctttctgacttctactgggtggatggcagcggcgaacgtggccatatgaccagagagagtagagagaatatcTCTGATATggccgtatggagaggttttggtaatagaacgcacggtgacgacgcataggctacccaaacagtaacgtgcagtaacggatggatgaaattgtaacgccgttatactgacagtaagaataattagttagattatccgttactgaaaaaagtaacggcgttagtaacgccgtttatttaaacgccgttattcccaacactgacaacgtgacactatcatacataacatgatgaagcgcccccctcacgtcctgacatcctcgggccgaagtgtCTCATAAGGGgataaagaccgtgaacatagtgacacacacttcacagtgatgttggtgaaaacgaaacgaagttgcctcccacggctcAAACGCagaataatgccgaaaattgaatgcccccctcagttgtcctggctacagGGCAACTGGcattatcactgcttcttattcaatctATTCATGACTCtggtccgggccagcccggggctggccctgcagtgagactaaaggggggtttagagtcgcgcgttcgcgggggttctgcacagagaatgagccacagcgcccccctgtgcagcgacaaaacgacccctggctgcagtacacgcatgtttctcccaggctgaaatgtccgtgatctgagctatgcttgaagacggtgattggtcaatgcgcttacggcagtccggggggaactcagccctgataggtcagttgtgttctattcttctaccctaccgcggaggtttgaaggaaaacgaaaaacacgatgcagatgacttggcaggaaatcactggagtttacttgacagggagaagagaaactgttttttatttcagtagtacaacttccaaaaaatcaattagaaatatccataaaagaccatcatggaaatgatatgtttgtagtgtggtagtagcaaagaagcctctttgttcttttgtagtgtggcagctagctcattaaaaaagggttcgctaatgtcctgtagagtttgaatgggtttggctgacagttgctaagctagctgttaattagataggctatctattgtatttaaaaatggcttttgtttcatttaaccacctcaactgtaaaacatgaataaagagagactcttgtatgctatcatccatgtctaattacgccacaactttttaaattaatagcaagaagcctctttgttgatacagtatatagtacaagtagtgtggctagctagcttctaaaacagggttcgctaatgtcctgtagagtttgaatgggtttggctgacagttgctaagctagctgttaatatggccattagatgtattgtatttaaaacggcttttgtttggcattttaaccacctgaactgtaaaacatgaataaagagagaatcttgtatgggTGTTTCTCCAACTAGGGTACATATTGACCTGTGCATTTTCAGGAATTTTAGAAACATGTTTGGATGAAACTATTGGTATACTTTGTATTCACAATCTGTCTACATACCTGCTAAGATGTTGGCAGTGATAAATTCATAGAATTAATATTATATTTTAGGCATTTTTTTCAGGCCAGGCAAAGAAATTGTCATTTCCATCACCaaccaaaaatgtgtttttaagaaaaaatgaattaagattattttttccCTAAACAGATTTCATATACAAGCACACTGGCATCTATTCAAATCTTAcatttatatatatttcaaaAATGGCAGTTAAAAGATTTTATTATATTTACTCAATGTGGCGCACATTATTAGGTTACTGAAACATATACTTTAgcattatatatattttaaattgaATATAATTAAATCCATACACCTTTACCCCACCATCAGGCATACAGCTATCTGCATAACAATAATTATTGAATAAAATGTACttctaaaatgtatttttatgttaaAATATGTGTGGTTGTGGAAATGACATATGGTAGTGGAATAGACGGGGCAGTTGTGGAAATGACATTACTGCATTTATTGTTATTTTTCTCACAGAACAACAATTTTTACTTTGTGGAAAAATGTATGTATGAACATATTAAATGAACATAATGATATTACATACCATTTTTTTAGCAATTTAGATAGGCTTGTAGTCTACACAGTATTTCATACATAAGACACTTTAATCAGATAGGCCCTACAGACAATAAAGCACAGGCTTTGAAAATATAACACtactctatcaggtaaaatatatataatacatccatgaggccattttattttcatttgtacACTATATGAGCCAAAATATGCAATTTGTGTGCAAGCAAGCAACAGGCAAAACTACAAAAGGCCAAGCTAAACCATGCAATTGCTTTGAACTGATCTGAATCTCTCAGCTGAAATGGTAACGAACAGAAGAACAAAAACAATGTTAAAatgtttacatttcattaaaaATCTCCTTCCAAATGGAAGGTTCCAGCATCATGTGCCTCTTTGTTACAGGCACTGGCTCTGGAACCATCCTAATTAGGTCCTCTGGCCGATACCAGATGACATCATCGCGCATTGGCCAGAAAAACCTGTTAATGCCAACACGGCTCATGGTCTTAACCAGCAAACAGCTGTCAGAGCCCACGTCTATTACAATCCCAGGATACGGATCCCCATCATACTTGACGATGCACCATCTCCCAACCAGGCCCGTGTGCACATTTGGGATGGGCTGGCTGCCAGATGTACTTGGGCCTGATGAAGGCAAAGACATCTGTACTTTTTTTAGACCGTAACACTGGCACGTGTTTGGCTCCTGGCAGAAACAGCTTAGAACTCGCCAAGCTATCTCTCCTGGTTCTGTGGATACAAtctgaaagaaaaagaacaatcAAAACTTGGATGCTGTCATGGGAATATCACAAGTGTTACAGTTAGAGTTACAGTTAGCaagctgacacttttatgcaaAAGTGAATTATTACAGGGAATTTATTTCTCCTTGCAGCCTTggtgattaggtgtgtgtgtgtgtgtgtgtgtgtgtgtgtgtgtgtgtgtgtgcgcgcgcgcgcgtgtgtgtgtgtgtgcgcgtgtgtgtctgtttgtgtttgcgcACACATACCTGGTGTATAGCCATTGTCCCTTTGATGGTCTCAAGGCGATCAGGCAGGACACCATCCATCTCCTGGACTTCTTCCTCACTGACGTACATCAGTTTGATGGACGAGGGCTGGTTCATCAACTGCTCATAGACCATTTTGGCATTGGGCAGGTCAATTCCCTTTGCGACGATGGCATCCGCCTGTCGTTTGACTGCAGCACCGACTCCATCTGCTGGGCCTTTTCCATGTCCTGCTTCCAGGAAATTCCATGTGACCCTACTGAATCCCATCTCATAAGGGATCTGGCTTAAAAAGAAAAAGTTCTTTTTTGATCTATATTGGGTCGTAGGGCCATCGCTGATAACATGTAAAGTGGTCGCCTCCATGTGCTTTTCTTTTAGGTATGCAAGTACCTTTTTCAGATGTGCCCAAATGGCAGCTGGGTCGtggcgcatgcatgcactcaatgTACACAGGGACACCACACCATCCGCGGTGTGTGCAACAGCGGTGTGGAGGGTCGTCTGCTTATGAGAATCTCCATAGAATGTGGACTGTACCTCTTCTCCATATTTGCACACATAGTTCTCTGCGAAATCTATATGAAGGACAATGTTCTGTCCATTCCGCTTATCCTTGAGAGCAGTAAGGGAGGCATGTTGATGGCAAATGTTGTGGACATGCCTCGCCATCTTCACCTTCAGGGTGGTGCTGAAGTCCTCCAATAGTGTTTTCAGGGTCCCATGGACCTTCTCCTTGGTTGTCAAATGAACTTTTATTGTCTCCTTTGTtccgtcttgtttttttttctccctctcctccacaacACTTTTCCACTGAAACCAAACTGTTCCCTCTGCTGAATCATAGGCAGATGTTGCAAGCTGCCTTTCTTTGCATTTTTCACATTCTCTGTACATGCACTCTTTTGTTGGACTTGCACATGTTATTGATAGAATTAGATCAGTAAGCTTTGAAGTTTGAATTACCTTGTGGTAGAATAGTCGATTGGCCATGAATTGCATGTTGGAATGTAGCTTGCACATGCACGTCTCGCGATCTTTAATGCTTGGTTTCACAATCCAAAAGGGCCGCTGTCTACAAAACTCTGCATAGGATATTTTCACATTAGGGTAAGCCTCCCTGAACTTTGCATGCAAGGCACTCAACGAGTCAATGAGGAagcgcttttgttttttttccctcttccttgTAATTGTCTCCTTTTTTCCCGTGGTTGCCCTGCTGTTGCTGTCTCTCTCCAAAAATTCTTCAATCATCTTTCTCACGTCTTGGccgattttgttttgttgtttttttcgtgTATACTCCAATTTGTTTGTCCTCATCACATTTGCCCGCTGAAGCTTTGAGGAAAAGCCAAATTCCTTCTTCAACATGGAAGCTACACGGTACTTTTTAACAATTCTCCCAGCCACAATTTTTGAAATAATTTGGCGACCCTTGCGACTGCCTGTGTCatattttgcctttatttctgaaataATGCTGTTGTGAAATAACAGCGTTCTTCTTAATTGTTTTGGACCTTGCTTCAGCTGTTGTTTAGTTTTTGATTTTGGGGTTTCCACTTTGGGCGTTCCATTTTGTTCCATTTTATTTTGGAGACGATGACATCTTTTCTTGTATTTTTCTACTCGTCTAAGGGCTTTCTCCAATTTTGCTTTTGCTTCATTAAGATCATTGTCTTTGCACCTTGATTGTctggtcctcctcttcctctttttcttctgtgTCTCTGGCTGACAGGGTCGCTCgggtgctgttgttgctgctggtgacGCTGTTGGTGTTGATGATGCTGTTTCAAGGAcctctttcagcctgtctcttCTATTTCTTTGCGTGATTCGCCATTGTCTTCTTAGTTTTCTTTGCTCTCTTTTAGGTAATTCCTGTACTTGCTTCactatccctttctcttttttcctttggtatctttctctgtcttttctcaaGAACTCTGCGTATTTAACAGGGTCGGATTTTATTCTATCCCTGTACGATCGGGACTTTTCCTTTGCCGTTTGTGGGGCCatctaaaagaaagagagagaccaatTATGAATTGTTTTTTATGTGACAAACGGTCCAACTTAAATGGTCAGGGATAATGGTAAGGGATTTCATGTAGCCATGACGCATACACCCGACTCTcaatcacacgcacaccaccaccatacacaTAAAATATCTTATTACATATAGTAATAccatccccctccaccaccaccaccttcactatCACCCTATTGCACTTTAATTAACCTCTTCCTATTCCTGTTTTTAGTATAATTGCACTTCAACATCCCATACCCCccacatacattacacatagtTTACTATCGTACAACACAACCCATACCCTGACACTTCTGCATTTCACGCACTCAACTTATGGCATTTACTGCACTTTAAcagcccctcccccccacacccgacaccccccaccccccaattccCTACAATTTGGTACTACTGCACTTCAACATCCCATAACCCCATCCACATGTCATTTCCAGAACCAACCTGTCTTTTCCACTACCATGGAGGCAGTAGTGGAAATGACGGTTGTGGAAAtgacattttttcactttccctccAAAATCTCAGGCTAGCTAAGCATTCTATCCATAGTTTTAACCAGAGCATTGCACAATCATATATTACAACAAATACACTTTTAAAAGTCCTGTTTTTATCTTTCCACCATGAAATAAGAGCAGTTTGGAAATGACATACATAAAGTGTCTGATGCGTTTAAGCCATATTTACCTtgatttatgttatttttcttactCCCATGTGGGGAGACCTCTGGCATCAATCCATGGGAATCCTTCTGGAGATTCCGTTGCTGTGGTTACTGAGTAAATAATTCTGAAGCAAGGTGCCTGGGATTGTAGTTTTTTACAGAGTTGTGGAAATGACGCTAAATCCAGGGGACAGGCGTTCAACATGTGAAAAATGTAATATTttccaaatatatttttttaatacaatacacattcacttAAATGGATCTTAATTAACCACCTCTGCTTGGATTTAACATTAGTTTGCATTTATATCATGATGTTaaacaaggtcaaaggtcatactTATGGCTTGGGGACAGAGGCAAAATGCCTGTAAACACATACAAAATGGTCTATTTTTTTGTAGAAAACAACATAATTTAGtcataatattttttttccaagttcACTTTACTGAGTAATAACTGTGGGTGAAATaatatttagggtttttttttcttttaaaacaaatatgGGCCAGGGACATAAAATGTACCATAGTTGGAGAAACACCCNtatgctatcattcatgtctaattacgccacaactttttaaattaatagcaagaagcctctttgttagtggtagaattacgtttcaggtggctagtcaactagctttgagtttgtaatgactgatttagctggctagctactactaggccccaggtgtgaatggccattcatgctgtctattgtcttttaaaatggcgtttgtcttgcatttaatctcatgtagtacttgaccaaaaataaactgatgttgtaccatctaattatgccccaacttttagaagtaggctactagtggaatattacgttttacatagccagctgattagctttgtgattcattctagggactgggctcaactgaatgagttagttcgccccctgttgtcacggaggtgaattgacgtcattaaaatctcctcctccctccccccttgccccactcttgaattttcggcgggaaaaaaaaaaacaccacgccctttcgcacgcattcgcatgtaggtcgactatgaggcaataccccccgctgacagtacgtctatgctttaccccgcaatcggcaccgcgtgactatgcatcagccttaaggctactgtagcctaccagcacttgcattgcactcgcgctgcacttgtctcacaggACAaaggagggaacaatttgaagaacgcgtttcagacggacggacggacagacatagcctaccctcttaggcCGGGAATCCATTATAGcattacgttatcgcagctcgacgtactggacGCCCCAGTGTCGatgcactgctactacagctcgcgtggcccgggagttatgtaggaagtatatcaatctacatttctagctgtTTTTATCGatgtagcaaaccaactgcccctaaattacagttcaaaatgctcttaccgaactcggcacgtgtttttttcacacacagctcgtgttgttatgcttatggtcgaaatagAACATACCCAGacagcacacataggcctatgtcttgccAACGTCGGCAAGATGTATTTTTTCCGATGTAAAATACATCGGCAAGACGTCTATAGAAGAGCGTTTGCTCATCGGCAAGATGTTGGGCA is a genomic window containing:
- the LOC134438864 gene encoding uncharacterized protein LOC134438864, producing MEATTLHVISDGPTTQYRSKKNFFFLSQIPYEMGFSRVTWNFLEAGHGKGPADGVGAAVKRQADAIVAKGIDLPNAKMVYEQLMNQPSSIKLMYVSEEEVQEMDGVLPDRLETIKGTMAIHQIVSTEPGEIAWRVLSCFCQEPNTCQCYGLKKVQMSLPSSGPSTSGSQPIPNVHTGLVGRWCIVKYDGDPYPGIVIDVGSDSCLLVKTMSRVGINRFFWPMRDDVIWYRPEDLIRMVPEPVPVTKRHMMLEPSIWKEIFNEM